One region of Malania oleifera isolate guangnan ecotype guangnan chromosome 6, ASM2987363v1, whole genome shotgun sequence genomic DNA includes:
- the LOC131157017 gene encoding calcineurin B-like protein 7 isoform X3, whose product MHSLRSCFCLGKARQKPGYEKPSVLASETPFTVNEVEALYDLFKKLSSSIIDDGLINKEEFQLALFKNSRKQNLFADRVFDLFDIKNNGAIEFGEFVRSLGIFHPNAPIADKIGFAFRLYDLKNSGYIERDELKEMVVALLNESELTLSDDLVETILDKTFKEADSKGDGRIDQEEWKEYVEKNPSLIRNMTLPYLKDVTIAFPSFVLTTEVLESEMDASSVTLAVSSSPPSGCSLL is encoded by the exons ATGCATTCTCTTCGAAGCTGCTTTTGCTTGGGGAAGGCTAGACAGAAGCCTGGGTATGAGAAGCCTTCTGTTCTTGCTTCTGAAACACCTT TTACTGTGAATGAAGTAGAGGCTTTGTATGATCTGTTTAAGAAACTAAGCAGCTCCATAATTGATGATGGTCTTATTAATAAG GAAGAATTTCAGCTTGCACTTTTCAAGAATAGCAGAAAACAGAATCTTTTTGCAGACAGG GTATTTGATTTGTTTGACATTAAGAATAATGGGGCTATTGAATTTGGAGAATTCGTTCGATCATTAGGCATCTTCCACCCAAATGCTCCCATAGCAGACAAAATTGGAT TTGCTTTTAGATTGTATGATCTGAAGAACAGTGGTTACATTGAACGTGATGAG TTGAAGGAGATGGTAGTGGCTCTTCTTAATGAGTCAGAACTGACACTTTCAGATGATCTTGTTGAAACAATTTTGGACAAG ACATTCAAGGAGGCAGATTCAAAAGGAGATGGGAGGATTGACCAAGAAGAATGGAAGGAATATGTAGAAAAGAATCCATCCCTAATAAGGAACATGACACTTCCATACTTAAA GGATGTCACTATAGCTTTTCCTAGCTTTGTTCTTACCACTGAAGTCCTTGAGTCAGAAATGGATGCCTCAAGTGTTACCCTGGCTGTCTCAAGCTCTCCACCCTCTGGATGCTCTCTCCTCTGA
- the LOC131157017 gene encoding calcineurin B-like protein 7 isoform X1 — MHSLRSCFCLGKARQKPGYEKPSVLASETPFTVNEVEALYDLFKKLSSSIIDDGLINKGFLEHHMLLLTYHEQEEFQLALFKNSRKQNLFADRVFDLFDIKNNGAIEFGEFVRSLGIFHPNAPIADKIGFAFRLYDLKNSGYIERDELKEMVVALLNESELTLSDDLVETILDKTFKEADSKGDGRIDQEEWKEYVEKNPSLIRNMTLPYLKDVTIAFPSFVLTTEVLESEMDASSVTLAVSSSPPSGCSLL, encoded by the exons ATGCATTCTCTTCGAAGCTGCTTTTGCTTGGGGAAGGCTAGACAGAAGCCTGGGTATGAGAAGCCTTCTGTTCTTGCTTCTGAAACACCTT TTACTGTGAATGAAGTAGAGGCTTTGTATGATCTGTTTAAGAAACTAAGCAGCTCCATAATTGATGATGGTCTTATTAATAAG GGATTTCTTGAGCACCACATGCTATTGCTAACATATCACGAACAGGAAGAATTTCAGCTTGCACTTTTCAAGAATAGCAGAAAACAGAATCTTTTTGCAGACAGG GTATTTGATTTGTTTGACATTAAGAATAATGGGGCTATTGAATTTGGAGAATTCGTTCGATCATTAGGCATCTTCCACCCAAATGCTCCCATAGCAGACAAAATTGGAT TTGCTTTTAGATTGTATGATCTGAAGAACAGTGGTTACATTGAACGTGATGAG TTGAAGGAGATGGTAGTGGCTCTTCTTAATGAGTCAGAACTGACACTTTCAGATGATCTTGTTGAAACAATTTTGGACAAG ACATTCAAGGAGGCAGATTCAAAAGGAGATGGGAGGATTGACCAAGAAGAATGGAAGGAATATGTAGAAAAGAATCCATCCCTAATAAGGAACATGACACTTCCATACTTAAA GGATGTCACTATAGCTTTTCCTAGCTTTGTTCTTACCACTGAAGTCCTTGAGTCAGAAATGGATGCCTCAAGTGTTACCCTGGCTGTCTCAAGCTCTCCACCCTCTGGATGCTCTCTCCTCTGA
- the LOC131157017 gene encoding calcineurin B-like protein 4 isoform X2 — protein MHSLRSCFCLGKARQKPGYEKPSVLASETPFTVNEVEALYDLFKKLSSSIIDDGLINKGFLEHHMLLLTYHEQEEFQLALFKNSRKQNLFADRNNGAIEFGEFVRSLGIFHPNAPIADKIGFAFRLYDLKNSGYIERDELKEMVVALLNESELTLSDDLVETILDKTFKEADSKGDGRIDQEEWKEYVEKNPSLIRNMTLPYLKDVTIAFPSFVLTTEVLESEMDASSVTLAVSSSPPSGCSLL, from the exons ATGCATTCTCTTCGAAGCTGCTTTTGCTTGGGGAAGGCTAGACAGAAGCCTGGGTATGAGAAGCCTTCTGTTCTTGCTTCTGAAACACCTT TTACTGTGAATGAAGTAGAGGCTTTGTATGATCTGTTTAAGAAACTAAGCAGCTCCATAATTGATGATGGTCTTATTAATAAG GGATTTCTTGAGCACCACATGCTATTGCTAACATATCACGAACAGGAAGAATTTCAGCTTGCACTTTTCAAGAATAGCAGAAAACAGAATCTTTTTGCAGACAGG AATAATGGGGCTATTGAATTTGGAGAATTCGTTCGATCATTAGGCATCTTCCACCCAAATGCTCCCATAGCAGACAAAATTGGAT TTGCTTTTAGATTGTATGATCTGAAGAACAGTGGTTACATTGAACGTGATGAG TTGAAGGAGATGGTAGTGGCTCTTCTTAATGAGTCAGAACTGACACTTTCAGATGATCTTGTTGAAACAATTTTGGACAAG ACATTCAAGGAGGCAGATTCAAAAGGAGATGGGAGGATTGACCAAGAAGAATGGAAGGAATATGTAGAAAAGAATCCATCCCTAATAAGGAACATGACACTTCCATACTTAAA GGATGTCACTATAGCTTTTCCTAGCTTTGTTCTTACCACTGAAGTCCTTGAGTCAGAAATGGATGCCTCAAGTGTTACCCTGGCTGTCTCAAGCTCTCCACCCTCTGGATGCTCTCTCCTCTGA
- the LOC131157017 gene encoding calcineurin B-like protein 7 isoform X4, with amino-acid sequence MHSLRSCFCLGKARQKPGYEKPSVLASETPFTVNEVEALYDLFKKLSSSIIDDGLINKEEFQLALFKNSRKQNLFADRNNGAIEFGEFVRSLGIFHPNAPIADKIGFAFRLYDLKNSGYIERDELKEMVVALLNESELTLSDDLVETILDKTFKEADSKGDGRIDQEEWKEYVEKNPSLIRNMTLPYLKDVTIAFPSFVLTTEVLESEMDASSVTLAVSSSPPSGCSLL; translated from the exons ATGCATTCTCTTCGAAGCTGCTTTTGCTTGGGGAAGGCTAGACAGAAGCCTGGGTATGAGAAGCCTTCTGTTCTTGCTTCTGAAACACCTT TTACTGTGAATGAAGTAGAGGCTTTGTATGATCTGTTTAAGAAACTAAGCAGCTCCATAATTGATGATGGTCTTATTAATAAG GAAGAATTTCAGCTTGCACTTTTCAAGAATAGCAGAAAACAGAATCTTTTTGCAGACAGG AATAATGGGGCTATTGAATTTGGAGAATTCGTTCGATCATTAGGCATCTTCCACCCAAATGCTCCCATAGCAGACAAAATTGGAT TTGCTTTTAGATTGTATGATCTGAAGAACAGTGGTTACATTGAACGTGATGAG TTGAAGGAGATGGTAGTGGCTCTTCTTAATGAGTCAGAACTGACACTTTCAGATGATCTTGTTGAAACAATTTTGGACAAG ACATTCAAGGAGGCAGATTCAAAAGGAGATGGGAGGATTGACCAAGAAGAATGGAAGGAATATGTAGAAAAGAATCCATCCCTAATAAGGAACATGACACTTCCATACTTAAA GGATGTCACTATAGCTTTTCCTAGCTTTGTTCTTACCACTGAAGTCCTTGAGTCAGAAATGGATGCCTCAAGTGTTACCCTGGCTGTCTCAAGCTCTCCACCCTCTGGATGCTCTCTCCTCTGA
- the LOC131157017 gene encoding calcineurin B-like protein 1 isoform X5 encodes MHSLRSCFCLGKARQKPGYEKPSVLASETPFTVNEVEALYDLFKKLSSSIIDDGLINKGFLEHHMLLLTYHEQEEFQLALFKNSRKQNLFADRGKDLLAVAFRLYDLKNSGYIERDELKEMVVALLNESELTLSDDLVETILDKTFKEADSKGDGRIDQEEWKEYVEKNPSLIRNMTLPYLKDVTIAFPSFVLTTEVLESEMDASSVTLAVSSSPPSGCSLL; translated from the exons ATGCATTCTCTTCGAAGCTGCTTTTGCTTGGGGAAGGCTAGACAGAAGCCTGGGTATGAGAAGCCTTCTGTTCTTGCTTCTGAAACACCTT TTACTGTGAATGAAGTAGAGGCTTTGTATGATCTGTTTAAGAAACTAAGCAGCTCCATAATTGATGATGGTCTTATTAATAAG GGATTTCTTGAGCACCACATGCTATTGCTAACATATCACGAACAGGAAGAATTTCAGCTTGCACTTTTCAAGAATAGCAGAAAACAGAATCTTTTTGCAGACAGG GGGAAAGATCTTCTTGCAGTTGCTTTTAGATTGTATGATCTGAAGAACAGTGGTTACATTGAACGTGATGAG TTGAAGGAGATGGTAGTGGCTCTTCTTAATGAGTCAGAACTGACACTTTCAGATGATCTTGTTGAAACAATTTTGGACAAG ACATTCAAGGAGGCAGATTCAAAAGGAGATGGGAGGATTGACCAAGAAGAATGGAAGGAATATGTAGAAAAGAATCCATCCCTAATAAGGAACATGACACTTCCATACTTAAA GGATGTCACTATAGCTTTTCCTAGCTTTGTTCTTACCACTGAAGTCCTTGAGTCAGAAATGGATGCCTCAAGTGTTACCCTGGCTGTCTCAAGCTCTCCACCCTCTGGATGCTCTCTCCTCTGA
- the LOC131157801 gene encoding calcineurin B-like protein 7 has translation MGCVCMKQKLRYNQKAALAAQTCFNVKDIEVLYELFRKLSSSIVDDGYISKEEFQIGLFRNSKNQNFFADRIFSLFDTEHDGLIEFREFVQSLSVFHPDAPQTAKVNFAFQLYDVRDTGFIEHVEVKEMIVAFLNESDVLLPDDIVETIVDKTFKEADLGGDGKIDPEEWKEFVARNPSILKNMTVPYLKDMTTAFPSFVLRPDIQDEINNIP, from the exons ATGGGATGTGTTTGTATGAAGCAGAAGCTGAGGTACAACCAGAAAGCTGCTCTTGCAGCTCAAACATGTT TTAATGTTAAGGACATTGAAGTTTTGTACGAGTTGTTTAGGAAATTAAGCAGTTCTATAGTTGATGATGGGTACATCAGCAAG GAAGAGTTTCAGATTGGCTTATTCAGGAACAGCAAAAACCAGAATTTCTTCGCAGATAGG ATTTTCAGTTTGTTTGATACCGAACATGATGGGCTGATAGAATTCAGAGAGTTTGTTCAATCTTTGAGTGTTTTCCACCCAGATGCCCCTCAAACAGCAAAAGTAAATT TTGCATTTCAATTATATGATGTACGAGACACAGGCTTCATTGAGCATGTTGAG GTCAAGGAGATGATTGTGGCTTTTCTAAATGAGTCCGATGTGCTCCTTCCTGATGACATTGTTGAAACCATTGTTGATAAG ACGTTCAAAGAAGCAGATCTAGGAGGAGATGGAAAAATTGATCCAGAAGAATGGAAGGAGTTTGTGGCTCGGAATCCATCCATACTGAAGAATATGACTGTTCCATACTTGAA GGACATGACAACTGCATTTCCTAGTTTTGTGCTGAGACCAGACATTCAAGACGAGATCAACAACATCCCTTGA